One Gimesia sp. DNA segment encodes these proteins:
- a CDS encoding DUF695 domain-containing protein: MEDQWAVGQTEWEGHPLFVRFNTSVQDGHLKGEFPIKVGFALPLHTPSSEGLPGEEEMEQLGEIEELMEEYLGSDGVLVLVLTTGGMREVIFYVRPNTDIAGVHKRLMTEVTSHEVQCVGEEEPGWDSYYAFVGE; the protein is encoded by the coding sequence ATGGAAGATCAATGGGCCGTGGGCCAGACTGAGTGGGAAGGTCACCCACTGTTTGTACGCTTTAACACGTCCGTCCAGGATGGTCATTTGAAAGGCGAATTTCCGATCAAGGTTGGCTTTGCCCTGCCCTTGCATACGCCCTCATCAGAAGGTCTGCCCGGGGAAGAAGAGATGGAACAGCTGGGCGAGATCGAAGAGCTGATGGAAGAATACCTGGGTAGTGACGGCGTATTGGTACTGGTATTGACCACTGGGGGTATGCGTGAAGTAATTTTCTACGTTCGTCCTAACACTGATATCGCAGGCGTCCACAAGCGGCTGATGACGGAAGTCACTTCACATGAAGTCCAGTGTGTCGGAGAAGAAGAACCGGGGTGGGATTCCTATTATGCGTTTGTGGGTGAGTGA
- a CDS encoding VOC family protein: MRNLETIELKAFVPAKDFELSKRFYSDLGFQIPWSSDELAYLHCGNCTFLLQNFYVKSLAENFMMHLSVQNVDDWRAHVREQQIAETYGVTVTETEQRPWRMRDFVLYDPSGVLWRIAENTD, translated from the coding sequence ATGAGAAATCTGGAAACTATCGAACTGAAGGCCTTTGTGCCTGCGAAGGATTTCGAACTTTCCAAACGCTTTTACTCGGATCTCGGTTTTCAGATTCCCTGGTCTTCGGATGAACTGGCCTATCTGCATTGTGGTAATTGCACGTTTCTGTTGCAGAACTTTTATGTCAAATCGCTGGCTGAGAATTTCATGATGCATCTTTCGGTCCAGAATGTCGACGACTGGCGTGCGCATGTGCGGGAACAGCAGATTGCCGAGACGTATGGCGTGACAGTGACCGAGACGGAACAACGCCCGTGGCGGATGCGGGATTTTGTACTGTATGACCCCTCCGGCGTATTGTGGCGGATCGCGGAAAACACGGATTGA
- a CDS encoding HD domain-containing phosphohydrolase: MIAEIQEKPELTHSDAAGKQETVAIRVEDLIVGRTIQNPIHDANGVLLLAEGSVITSRFKDLLRERKQNHVELHGDDAATVSLNTLAGNPLVDGASQGIFSTELTEKLDRLIESGSMFVANTGPALRDSMVVHGCKGYDQKHREHLFEQQKKFGESLDGMMRGALSGTTPSGSQITSMAASYLTQLTADADSVISVATEAGKDETLSQHCLQMSLLGMAIGAELNLDETNVRNIGLCGLVHDWGMVKVQAKIGKWRRKLDPLERMELQKHPIFSLEMLEDVAGIPSIVPVVCYQVHEQPNGAGYPRQRTQNMIHLFARILNVAHWYVSLTSSREDRPALMPYAAMEYMLRMTNTKTIDSSSMRALLNLLSLFPVGSFVTLTDGSAARVIRRNGENYTSPIVQIIQTADGKQADPLDPNCIVDLRQSELEIDQALPTPGKDEIELTSELFYGQV; the protein is encoded by the coding sequence ATGATTGCAGAAATTCAGGAAAAACCAGAACTCACTCACAGTGATGCAGCGGGAAAACAGGAGACCGTTGCGATTCGTGTAGAAGATCTGATCGTGGGACGCACGATTCAAAATCCGATCCATGACGCGAATGGTGTGCTCCTGCTGGCTGAAGGTTCCGTGATTACTTCACGTTTCAAAGATTTGCTGCGCGAGCGGAAACAGAACCATGTGGAACTGCACGGCGACGATGCTGCTACAGTGAGCCTGAATACACTGGCGGGAAATCCGCTGGTCGACGGTGCCAGCCAGGGGATCTTTTCTACTGAGTTGACAGAAAAACTGGACCGGTTAATCGAATCAGGGTCCATGTTTGTTGCCAATACCGGACCGGCACTCCGCGATTCGATGGTGGTGCATGGCTGTAAAGGGTATGACCAGAAGCATCGCGAACATCTGTTCGAGCAGCAGAAAAAGTTCGGTGAATCACTGGATGGAATGATGCGCGGCGCCCTGAGTGGGACGACTCCCAGCGGTTCGCAGATCACCAGCATGGCGGCCAGTTATCTGACACAGCTGACAGCTGACGCGGACAGCGTGATTTCCGTAGCAACAGAGGCGGGCAAAGACGAAACCCTGTCGCAGCATTGTTTACAGATGTCGCTGTTAGGCATGGCGATTGGTGCCGAACTGAATCTGGATGAAACCAACGTAAGAAACATCGGTCTGTGTGGATTGGTGCACGACTGGGGCATGGTCAAGGTGCAGGCCAAAATCGGTAAATGGCGTCGCAAGCTCGATCCGCTGGAGCGGATGGAATTGCAGAAGCATCCCATCTTTTCTCTGGAAATGCTGGAAGATGTGGCCGGGATTCCGAGTATTGTGCCGGTCGTCTGTTACCAGGTACACGAACAGCCAAATGGAGCCGGGTATCCTCGTCAACGGACTCAGAATATGATTCACCTGTTCGCCCGGATCTTAAATGTGGCGCATTGGTATGTATCACTGACCAGTTCCCGGGAGGACCGCCCTGCCCTGATGCCATATGCGGCCATGGAATACATGCTGCGGATGACTAACACGAAAACGATCGATTCTTCCTCCATGCGAGCCCTGTTGAACCTACTCTCGCTGTTTCCGGTGGGAAGTTTCGTCACCCTGACGGATGGAAGTGCGGCCCGCGTGATCCGCCGCAATGGGGAAAATTATACGAGTCCAATCGTACAGATTATCCAGACCGCGGACGGCAAACAGGCCGATCCCCTGGATCCGAATTGCATTGTTGATCTCCGTCAGAGCGAGTTGGAGATTGATCAGGCCCTGCCTACCCCTGGAAAAGATGAGATCGAACTGACATCCGAACTGTTTTACGGACAGGTTTAA
- a CDS encoding sugar phosphate isomerase/epimerase family protein, producing the protein MEKWPIGVFASVDAGLGVHFDVVQELGIPTIQIHAPHAETRSKELADEFMKKCNAAGIELTCVFGGFEGESYADIETTKKTVGLVPLQTRAARVEEMKGISDFARMLGCDAVALHIGFVPEDRESADYLDLVKVTQELLDHVKVNGQTLNLETGQESADHLLDFIGDVARDNLKINFDPANMILYGTGDPIAALKRVGHLVASVHCKDATWAPEADRGVAWGAEVPLGEGDVGMGTYLRTLNEIGYTGPLTIEREIPEQRDQQKADIGKAVKLLEELKEQLA; encoded by the coding sequence TACACTTCGATGTCGTCCAGGAATTAGGAATCCCCACGATTCAGATTCACGCACCGCATGCGGAGACCCGGTCGAAAGAACTCGCCGACGAATTCATGAAGAAATGCAATGCTGCCGGCATTGAGCTGACGTGTGTCTTCGGTGGCTTTGAAGGTGAAAGCTATGCAGACATCGAAACCACGAAGAAGACTGTAGGCCTGGTTCCACTGCAAACCCGGGCTGCCCGCGTGGAAGAGATGAAAGGGATCTCCGATTTCGCCCGGATGCTGGGCTGTGATGCCGTCGCTCTGCACATCGGTTTTGTCCCGGAAGACCGCGAGTCGGCTGACTATCTCGATCTGGTCAAAGTGACCCAGGAACTGCTGGATCATGTCAAAGTCAATGGCCAGACACTGAACCTGGAAACCGGACAGGAAAGTGCCGATCATCTGCTCGATTTCATTGGCGATGTCGCACGTGATAACCTCAAAATCAATTTCGATCCCGCAAATATGATTCTGTACGGGACGGGGGATCCCATCGCTGCCCTGAAACGGGTGGGGCACCTGGTCGCCAGCGTTCACTGTAAAGATGCGACCTGGGCACCGGAAGCCGATCGCGGTGTCGCCTGGGGGGCAGAAGTGCCTCTGGGTGAAGGTGATGTTGGCATGGGAACCTATCTGCGAACGCTGAATGAAATCGGCTACACCGGTCCCCTGACAATCGAACGGGAAATTCCCGAACAGCGGGATCAGCAGAAAGCCGATATTGGTAAGGCGGTCAAACTGCTGGAAGAGCTGAAAGAACAGCTGGCCTGA